TATCCGACTCCTTTTTCGTGCCTGAGCGGCCTGTTCCCCTCTTCTCCGCGGACTCGCTTGAACCGCGTTGCGTATTCGATTGGTCGGCCTTCTGTGCGCGGGAACTATTCTTCATGCTCCGCGAAGAGCTCGTTGTGCGTGCGGATGCGCCGGAACGACCACTTCCGGGCGATGTGGGCGCAACGGCATGACGAACTCGTGCAAGGATGTTCAAGACCGGCGCTGCGGTCGCTGACGCGGCGCCAGAGACCCTCGACGAGGCCCTGTTGATGGCGCTTCCTGCCATCGATGCATCGGTCAGCGTCAACGACACGGCGCCGTTCATGGTGGACGCCGCGAGGTTCGGGATCGACCAGGCAAGAAATGCGTAGAGAATCGACGCACCCAGGATCTGAAGCAGAGCGCCGAGGCTCTGCCCGCTCTGATCGAGGATCGACACCCACCCCGGAGCGAGGCTCATCCCGACACCCACGACGAGGTAAACCGTGAAGAGCTTCACGCCGATGCCAAGCGCGAACGATAGAAACCGACTGGCGAACGGTGCGGTGAATCGAGAGCCCGAGAATCCGAGCATGAATACGCCCGCGCCCAAGACGAAGTAGGCTTCGACGAGTGTGAGCGCCATCTGCACCGCGATGAGGACGAATGCGAGGAAGACGATGAGTCCAGCCAATGCGACGAACGCGCCACCGCCAGCGAAGGCGACAAGCCCTGCATCGAACACTCTGCGCAGAAGGTTTCCGCTGACCGCGATTCCCTGGTCGAGAACGGTCGAGGGATCGAGCATCGGAAGACCGGAAGCACGACGTCCGGCCTCCGCGAAGCTGTCGAGTACGACAAACGACCAGTCGCGGAAGTAGACGAGCAGTGTGTAGAAGAACATGAGGGCCACAATCTTTCGCAAGAATGCGGCGATCATGGCCGTCGGGTCCTCGCGTTCGAGCGTCCACCACATCGCGGACCAGGAAATCTCGATCGCCGCGAGTGCCCAGAAGAGCCCGATCGCAATCGGCAGG
The genomic region above belongs to bacterium and contains:
- the trbL gene encoding P-type conjugative transfer protein TrbL, with the translated sequence MNRSEIFSSIVNDFATATAAWHDALLPIAIGLFWALAAIEISWSAMWWTLEREDPTAMIAAFLRKIVALMFFYTLLVYFRDWSFVVLDSFAEAGRRASGLPMLDPSTVLDQGIAVSGNLLRRVFDAGLVAFAGGGAFVALAGLIVFLAFVLIAVQMALTLVEAYFVLGAGVFMLGFSGSRFTAPFASRFLSFALGIGVKLFTVYLVVGVGMSLAPGWVSILDQSGQSLGALLQILGASILYAFLAWSIPNLAASTMNGAVSLTLTDASMAGSAINRASSRVSGAASATAAPVLNILARVRHAVAPTSPGSGRSGASARTTSSSRSMKNSSRAQKADQSNTQRGSSESAEKRGTGRSGTKKESDK